A stretch of Carnobacterium iners DNA encodes these proteins:
- a CDS encoding WecB/TagA/CpsF family glycosyltransferase, with the protein MEKNQKVTVLDIDFDNVTQDDLVDQLNQCIHSKQKIFVVTANPEIVMYANQNPDYMDILRKADYITADGIGIVKGARILGTPIVERVAGYDLMLELLKKADQFKYSMYLVGAKEEVIVKAVKKIKKEYPNITLKGYHNGYFKLSDKEVMGKVLQAQTDIVFVGLGFPKQEKWIQNYLDQAPKGLVMGVGGSFDAFTGTVKRAPKFIIKLNLEWFYRLIKQPTRFKRMLMIPKFLIAIYKEKRKNI; encoded by the coding sequence ATGGAAAAAAATCAAAAAGTAACTGTATTAGATATAGATTTTGATAATGTAACACAAGATGATCTGGTAGATCAGTTAAATCAATGTATTCATTCAAAACAGAAAATATTTGTGGTCACAGCAAATCCAGAAATTGTTATGTATGCAAATCAGAATCCTGACTATATGGATATACTAAGAAAAGCAGACTATATTACCGCAGATGGGATTGGTATTGTAAAAGGTGCGCGTATATTAGGAACACCGATAGTGGAAAGAGTTGCCGGATATGATTTGATGCTTGAATTATTAAAAAAGGCAGATCAATTTAAATACAGTATGTATTTAGTAGGAGCAAAAGAAGAGGTAATAGTAAAAGCTGTTAAAAAAATTAAGAAAGAGTACCCAAATATTACCTTAAAAGGCTATCATAATGGGTATTTTAAACTGTCAGATAAGGAAGTTATGGGCAAAGTGTTGCAAGCGCAAACTGATATTGTATTTGTAGGATTAGGTTTTCCAAAGCAAGAAAAGTGGATTCAAAATTATTTGGACCAAGCACCTAAAGGATTAGTAATGGGAGTGGGCGGATCTTTTGATGCTTTTACTGGGACGGTTAAGAGAGCTCCTAAATTTATTATTAAATTGAACTTAGAATGGTTTTATCGATTAATTAAACAACCCACACGATTTAAAAGAATGTTAATGATTCCAAAGTTTTTAATTGCAATTTATAAAGAAAAAAGAAAGAATATCTAA
- a CDS encoding LCP family protein: MAESRSRVRKNSNKSPQKKKKGLKIGLLILVVLLTVFGLYIWKVYSDVTGTTEKIYKNVDDKEEVRNSPVNIDKSDSFSVLMLGVDTGDLGRTEQGRSDTMMVMTINPRTNTSKIVSIPRDTYTEIVGKGTMDKINHAYAFGGTAMAMNTVQKLLDIPIDYYVEVNMQGVQDLVDTVGGVNVTSPLTFDYDGYSFIEGQTKTLGGAEALAFSRMRYEDPEGDYGRQKRQRQVLEAIVKKAATFSTITNYKDVLGTMENNLQTNLAFEDMVDIFSKYRSATSNIEQIQLEGTGIMLDNISYQQVSEEELNRVSTLLKEQLEID; this comes from the coding sequence ATGGCTGAGTCACGCTCAAGAGTGAGAAAGAATTCAAATAAAAGTCCCCAAAAAAAGAAAAAAGGACTAAAAATTGGATTATTAATACTAGTTGTTTTATTGACTGTTTTTGGGTTGTACATCTGGAAAGTGTACAGTGATGTTACTGGGACAACTGAAAAGATTTATAAAAATGTTGACGACAAAGAAGAAGTGAGAAATAGTCCTGTTAATATTGACAAGAGTGACTCATTCTCAGTCTTGATGTTAGGTGTAGATACAGGAGATTTAGGACGAACAGAACAAGGGCGTTCAGATACAATGATGGTGATGACCATTAACCCTAGAACCAATACGTCTAAGATTGTCAGCATTCCTCGTGACACCTATACAGAAATTGTAGGCAAAGGCACAATGGATAAAATCAACCATGCTTATGCTTTTGGTGGAACAGCGATGGCAATGAATACGGTACAAAAATTATTGGATATTCCGATTGATTATTATGTAGAAGTCAATATGCAAGGGGTTCAAGATCTTGTTGATACGGTTGGTGGTGTTAACGTTACAAGTCCATTAACATTTGATTACGATGGCTATTCATTTATCGAAGGCCAAACAAAGACTCTTGGTGGAGCGGAAGCTTTAGCTTTTTCTAGAATGCGTTATGAAGATCCTGAAGGGGATTATGGCCGTCAAAAAAGACAACGCCAAGTTCTTGAAGCAATCGTTAAAAAAGCTGCGACTTTCTCTACCATTACGAATTACAAAGACGTCTTAGGCACGATGGAAAACAACTTGCAAACTAATTTAGCATTTGAAGATATGGTTGATATTTTTAGCAAATATCGTTCAGCTACGAGTAATATCGAACAAATCCAACTAGAAGGTACAGGGATTATGTTAGATAATATTTCTTACCAACAGGTTTCTGAAGAAGAATTAAATCGTGTCTCTACACTACTAAAAGAACAACTTGAAATAGATTAA
- the galE gene encoding UDP-glucose 4-epimerase GalE has translation MAILVTGGAGYIGSHTTVELLNAGYEVVIVDDYSNSKPEVLNRIKEITGKAFSFHEVNILDKPALEKVFQAYDLEAVIHFAGYKAVGESVAKPLKYYHNNLTGTFVLAELMAQYNVKKIVFSSSATVYGMNNTSPLTEDLPLSTTNPYGTTKMMIEQILQDVYKADNTWSIALLRYFNPIGAHESGRIGEDPNGIPNNLMPFITQVAVGKREKLSIFGDDYDTPDGTGVRDYIHVVDLAKGHLKAVEKVLETEEIQAYNLGTGMGYSVLDVVNNFEEATGQKVPYIIMERRPGDIGTCYSDATKAAKELHWTATHDLKEMCRDSWKWQSENPKGYE, from the coding sequence ATGGCTATACTCGTTACAGGTGGTGCCGGATACATCGGAAGCCACACAACCGTAGAATTATTAAATGCAGGCTATGAAGTCGTGATAGTAGACGACTATTCAAATAGTAAACCAGAAGTATTAAATCGTATCAAAGAAATTACTGGAAAAGCCTTTAGTTTCCATGAAGTGAACATCCTAGACAAGCCAGCACTTGAAAAAGTCTTCCAAGCTTATGACCTGGAAGCTGTGATTCATTTTGCGGGTTATAAAGCGGTGGGCGAATCAGTTGCGAAGCCGTTAAAATATTACCATAACAACTTGACTGGGACGTTTGTCTTAGCTGAATTGATGGCACAGTATAACGTTAAGAAGATCGTCTTTAGTTCTTCTGCGACGGTTTATGGGATGAATAATACATCGCCACTAACAGAAGACTTGCCATTAAGTACCACAAATCCTTATGGGACGACGAAAATGATGATTGAACAAATTTTACAAGACGTTTATAAAGCCGATAATACGTGGAGTATCGCTTTATTGCGTTACTTCAACCCAATTGGTGCACATGAGAGTGGCCGGATTGGTGAAGATCCAAATGGGATTCCCAATAACCTAATGCCTTTTATCACACAAGTTGCCGTTGGGAAACGTGAAAAGTTAAGCATCTTTGGCGACGATTATGACACACCAGATGGTACAGGCGTACGGGATTACATTCATGTTGTCGACTTAGCTAAAGGCCACTTAAAAGCTGTTGAAAAAGTTCTAGAGACAGAAGAAATCCAAGCCTATAACTTAGGTACAGGTATGGGCTATAGTGTTTTAGATGTTGTCAACAATTTTGAAGAAGCAACCGGTCAAAAAGTTCCTTATATAATCATGGAGAGACGTCCAGGAGATATTGGAACGTGCTATTCAGACGCGACAAAAGCAGCTAAAGAATTGCATTGGACAGCAACGCATGATTTAAAAGAAATGTGTCGCGATTCATGGAAATGGCAATCAGAAAATCCAAAAGGCTACGAATAA
- the galU gene encoding UTP--glucose-1-phosphate uridylyltransferase GalU, producing the protein MQKVRKAVIPAAGLGTRFLPATKAMAKEMLPIVDKPTIQFIVEEAIESGIEEILVVTGRAKRSIEDHFDSNFELEQNLISKEKWDLLKLIESTTKIKLHFIRQSYPKGLGDAVLHAKSFVGNEPFIVLLGDDMMKDDVPLTKQLMNRYEETGSSVLATMRVPYEETSKYGIVDPAKKLAEGLYEVKQFVEKPNVEDAPSDLAIIGRYLLTPEIFELLEKQEPGAGNEVQLTDAIEALNKTQKVLAHEYKGIRYDVGDKFGYMTTSIEYGLEHPEVKDNLKQYLIQLSKELRETK; encoded by the coding sequence ATGCAAAAAGTTAGAAAAGCTGTTATTCCAGCAGCCGGATTAGGAACACGTTTTTTACCTGCAACAAAAGCAATGGCTAAAGAAATGCTGCCGATTGTGGATAAACCAACGATTCAATTTATCGTAGAAGAAGCGATTGAATCAGGGATCGAAGAAATACTGGTTGTGACAGGGAGAGCTAAGCGCTCGATTGAAGATCATTTTGATTCAAACTTTGAATTAGAACAAAATCTTATAAGTAAAGAAAAATGGGACTTATTAAAGCTAATAGAGAGTACCACTAAAATTAAATTGCATTTTATTCGTCAGTCTTATCCTAAAGGGTTAGGCGACGCGGTCTTACATGCAAAAAGTTTTGTAGGGAACGAACCGTTTATTGTTTTGCTAGGTGATGATATGATGAAAGACGACGTACCCTTAACAAAGCAATTGATGAACCGCTACGAAGAAACTGGCTCGTCAGTACTAGCAACAATGCGTGTACCTTATGAAGAAACATCAAAGTATGGCATTGTTGACCCAGCTAAAAAGCTAGCAGAAGGATTGTATGAGGTTAAGCAGTTTGTTGAAAAGCCGAATGTGGAAGATGCGCCAAGTGATTTGGCTATTATTGGACGTTATTTATTAACTCCTGAAATTTTTGAGCTGTTAGAAAAACAAGAACCAGGTGCGGGTAATGAAGTCCAATTAACTGATGCGATAGAAGCTTTGAATAAAACACAAAAAGTGTTGGCTCATGAATACAAAGGCATTCGCTATGATGTTGGAGATAAATTCGGTTATATGACAACAAGTATAGAATATGGCTTAGAACACCCTGAAGTAAAAGATAACCTAAAACAATACTTGATTCAACTAAGCAAAGAATTACGAGAAACAAAATAA
- the wecB gene encoding non-hydrolyzing UDP-N-acetylglucosamine 2-epimerase yields MKKIKVMTVFGTRPEAIKMAPVVLELKRRSDQFESVVVVTAQHRQMLDQVLAIFAIQPDYDLDVMKERQTLAQITANVLIGMEDVMKKERPDIVLVHGDTTTTFAAGLSAFYNQIKVGHVEAGLRTWNKQSPFPEEMNRQVTDVLSDLYFAPTKESAANLLKENHPKEHVYITGNTAIDALKETIQTNYRHEVLDKLTDGNRLILMTMHRRENQGKPMERVFKAVRKVVDAYPDIEVVYPVHLNPVVQELAAKELGNHPRIHLINPLDVIDFHNIAAKSYFIMSDSGGVQEEAPSLGVPVLVLRETTERPEGVAAGTLKLVGTKTEDVLDAMKQVLDDSETHKKMAAAKNPYGDGIAAERILDVLAYELGQNSERPENFKNK; encoded by the coding sequence ATGAAAAAAATAAAAGTCATGACGGTTTTTGGAACCCGACCGGAAGCAATTAAAATGGCACCAGTCGTTTTAGAATTGAAGCGGCGTTCAGACCAATTTGAATCAGTTGTTGTAGTAACCGCTCAACACCGACAAATGCTTGATCAAGTGTTAGCTATTTTTGCTATTCAACCAGATTACGATTTAGATGTGATGAAGGAGCGACAAACATTGGCTCAAATTACAGCGAATGTCTTAATAGGGATGGAAGACGTGATGAAAAAAGAACGGCCCGATATAGTTTTAGTCCATGGGGATACAACGACCACTTTTGCAGCAGGATTATCCGCTTTTTACAATCAAATAAAAGTTGGTCATGTAGAAGCAGGACTTAGGACATGGAATAAGCAATCGCCTTTTCCAGAAGAAATGAATCGCCAAGTGACCGATGTTTTATCTGATCTTTATTTTGCTCCGACTAAAGAAAGTGCCGCGAATCTTTTAAAAGAGAATCATCCCAAAGAGCATGTCTATATCACAGGGAATACAGCGATTGATGCGTTAAAAGAAACGATTCAAACAAACTACCGTCATGAAGTTTTAGATAAATTGACGGATGGGAATCGTTTAATTTTGATGACGATGCACCGTAGAGAAAATCAAGGAAAACCGATGGAACGGGTCTTTAAGGCTGTTCGAAAAGTTGTTGATGCTTACCCCGATATCGAAGTGGTTTATCCCGTTCATTTAAATCCTGTCGTGCAAGAATTAGCAGCTAAAGAATTAGGCAATCATCCGCGCATTCATCTGATTAACCCCTTAGATGTGATTGACTTTCATAACATTGCGGCTAAAAGTTACTTTATTATGAGTGATTCAGGTGGAGTCCAAGAAGAAGCACCATCATTAGGTGTGCCGGTATTGGTATTGAGAGAGACCACTGAACGTCCAGAAGGCGTTGCTGCTGGGACCTTGAAACTAGTCGGAACAAAAACGGAAGATGTCTTAGATGCCATGAAACAAGTGTTAGACGATTCTGAGACACATAAAAAAATGGCAGCAGCAAAAAATCCTTATGGCGATGGAATAGCCGCTGAGCGTATTTTAGATGTTTTAGCATATGAATTAGGCCAAAATAGTGAAAGGCCAGAAAATTTTAAGAACAAATAA
- a CDS encoding YveK family protein, with protein sequence MEEEISLAELFATLKKRKIMIASVGLVMLLVAAIFTFFIATPQYSSTAQILVNRKTESTEGIQLTDINTNVQMINTYKDIIKGPVILDPVSKKLASDLTPAQLSEKIEILTQDNSQVFSLKVTDVNPVTAAEIANEVTTTFQNEIGSIMNVENVTIISEAIPNENQISPNNPLNLVIGLLVGLMLGVGVAFLLEFMDKSIRDERFITEEVGWPILGSVSEMTRDELATKLETFKQKNRKRTQSRV encoded by the coding sequence ATGGAAGAAGAAATTAGCTTAGCGGAATTGTTCGCTACTTTAAAGAAAAGAAAAATCATGATTGCAAGTGTCGGATTAGTGATGCTATTAGTAGCAGCCATCTTCACTTTCTTTATTGCAACGCCACAATATAGTTCAACAGCTCAAATATTAGTCAATCGCAAAACAGAATCTACTGAAGGGATTCAGTTAACGGATATCAACACAAACGTACAGATGATTAATACATATAAAGATATTATCAAAGGGCCAGTTATTTTAGATCCTGTCAGTAAAAAGTTGGCATCTGATTTAACCCCTGCTCAACTATCAGAAAAGATTGAAATTTTAACTCAAGATAACTCACAAGTCTTCTCTTTAAAGGTGACTGATGTTAATCCTGTTACGGCAGCTGAAATAGCGAATGAAGTAACGACGACTTTCCAAAATGAAATTGGCAGTATTATGAACGTTGAAAATGTCACGATTATTTCTGAAGCTATCCCAAATGAAAATCAAATTTCGCCTAACAATCCTCTAAACTTAGTCATTGGTTTATTGGTTGGCCTAATGCTTGGTGTTGGGGTGGCCTTTTTACTAGAGTTTATGGATAAATCAATTCGTGATGAGCGTTTTATCACAGAAGAAGTCGGTTGGCCAATTCTAGGTAGCGTTTCTGAAATGACACGTGATGAATTAGCAACTAAACTGGAGACGTTTAAACAAAAAAATAGGAAAAGAACTCAGAGTAGAGTCTAA
- a CDS encoding CpsD/CapB family tyrosine-protein kinase: MFKKTTKKTTVERPSLITLTRPSSVIAEQFRTIRTNIQFSMVDNELRTLVVTSAAPGAGKSTVSANLAVTMAMQGKRVLLVDADMRKPTVHKTFELPNQNGLTTLLTEKNIEIKEIAHRMPTEGLYVITSGAIPPNPSELLASNRMTALIKELEEVFDLIIFDTPPVIAVTDAQVMAARVDGTLFVIDKGVANKEMVKKSKELLDIVKANVIGVIFNRVELSSDNYYHYYGE; this comes from the coding sequence ATGTTTAAAAAAACAACAAAAAAAACAACTGTCGAACGTCCTAGTTTAATTACCCTAACTCGACCGAGTTCGGTTATAGCAGAACAATTTAGAACAATTCGGACAAACATTCAATTTTCAATGGTTGATAATGAGTTGAGAACACTAGTGGTAACGTCAGCTGCTCCAGGAGCAGGGAAATCAACGGTTTCTGCTAACTTAGCCGTTACGATGGCGATGCAAGGCAAGCGTGTTTTATTAGTAGATGCAGACATGCGTAAACCCACCGTTCATAAAACATTTGAATTGCCTAACCAAAATGGTTTAACGACGTTACTAACAGAAAAAAATATTGAAATTAAAGAGATCGCTCACCGTATGCCAACCGAAGGGTTATACGTGATTACAAGTGGTGCTATTCCACCGAATCCTTCAGAACTCTTAGCTTCCAATCGAATGACGGCACTTATTAAAGAACTAGAAGAAGTTTTTGATTTAATAATTTTTGATACACCTCCAGTTATTGCCGTGACGGATGCACAAGTTATGGCAGCTAGAGTAGATGGAACACTTTTTGTTATTGATAAAGGTGTTGCAAATAAAGAAATGGTAAAAAAATCAAAAGAATTATTGGATATTGTGAAAGCTAATGTAATTGGTGTAATCTTTAATCGTGTAGAATTGTCATCCGATAATTACTATCATTATTACGGAGAATAG
- a CDS encoding tyrosine-protein phosphatase produces the protein MIDLHCHILPGIDDGAKTMDESIVMARLAVAEGITHILATPHYKNGRWTNEKDTIIQGVQLVQKELDDREIALTLFPGQEVRIVGELMQDIAENRIQFIDEDNQYLMIEFPTATIPAYTDSLFFNLKKTGVTPIIVHPERNHALLKDPNILLSLIQKGALAQLTAGSYVGTFGKKIQQFSKQLIAANLVHLIASDAHNITTRSFHMKDAYRKLEKEFGKETVMNFKQVTKDLINGEMISPSLPNEIKKSKFLGLF, from the coding sequence ATGATTGATTTGCATTGTCATATTTTACCAGGCATCGATGATGGTGCAAAAACGATGGACGAATCTATTGTAATGGCTCGTTTAGCTGTTGCTGAAGGAATCACTCATATCCTTGCTACCCCTCACTATAAAAATGGCCGTTGGACAAATGAAAAGGACACGATTATACAAGGTGTTCAGCTTGTGCAAAAAGAGTTAGACGATAGAGAGATTGCCTTGACGCTGTTTCCAGGGCAAGAAGTCCGGATTGTTGGCGAGTTGATGCAAGATATTGCAGAAAATAGGATTCAATTTATTGATGAAGACAACCAGTACCTTATGATTGAGTTCCCGACTGCGACAATACCCGCATATACGGACTCTTTATTTTTTAATTTAAAAAAAACAGGTGTCACGCCAATTATTGTCCATCCAGAACGAAACCATGCGTTACTTAAAGATCCAAATATTCTCCTTAGTTTGATTCAAAAAGGAGCTTTAGCGCAATTAACAGCAGGAAGCTATGTGGGGACTTTTGGGAAAAAAATCCAACAGTTCAGCAAACAATTAATCGCTGCGAATTTAGTTCATTTGATTGCCTCCGATGCACATAATATAACAACGCGCTCTTTTCATATGAAGGATGCTTATCGAAAGTTAGAAAAAGAGTTTGGTAAAGAAACAGTCATGAATTTTAAACAAGTAACGAAGGACTTAATTAATGGTGAAATGATTAGTCCCTCTTTACCAAATGAGATTAAAAAATCAAAATTTTTAGGCTTATTTTGA
- a CDS encoding polysaccharide biosynthesis protein, with amino-acid sequence MSRTIKRIILIGYDSMAIVLSAIMAYYFLNPYIGLSFENLSILVALIIFIYLALAVYFNLFSKINRFMSIKESLTIGLCVSIAYVLSASIYLIMGQTVSFRFILLGYLFSVALIMGSRVGWRIYHEHHYRKLNAHRIERQVPTLVIGAGHGGSILIRSLKRSDTDVKLVGLLDDDLSKHNLLLYDVRVLGQIADIPLLVKQYRVEQVTIAIPSLDPKEYERILDLCNQADVAVNQMPSIEDVLQGKLSVSQFREIDVVDLLGRAEVKLDMKQISTKLVGKTILVSGAGGSIGSEICRQIARFSPARIILLGHGENSIYLIDKELKNAFGKTIEIVPIIADIRDRKRIFHIMKDYKPARVYHAAAHKHVPMMEYNPREAVKNNIYGTKNMAEAAKAAGVDSFVIISTDKAVNPPNVMGATKRISEMIVTGLNEPGKTKFAAVRFGNVLGSRGSVVQLFKEQIRNGGPVTVTDFRMTRYFMTIPEASRLVIQAGALAQGGEIFILDMGEPVKIYDLAKKVVKLSGLTEKEIQITETGIRPGEKLYEELMVDSEKTKEQVFEKIFVGKVTDMTVDTVMEFVEHLDNCTIEELRTEIIEFANEKTEVESEVDKSYSYQGNQLVGVQE; translated from the coding sequence ATGAGTAGAACAATAAAAAGAATTATCTTAATCGGTTATGACAGTATGGCTATTGTGTTATCAGCTATTATGGCCTATTACTTTTTAAATCCATATATAGGACTATCCTTTGAGAACCTATCGATACTCGTTGCACTAATTATTTTTATCTATCTAGCATTAGCGGTCTATTTTAATTTATTTTCAAAAATTAATCGCTTTATGAGCATTAAAGAGTCACTTACCATCGGACTATGTGTATCGATTGCTTACGTTTTATCGGCTAGTATCTACTTAATCATGGGACAAACGGTTAGCTTTCGATTTATCTTATTGGGTTATCTCTTTTCGGTAGCTTTGATTATGGGAAGTCGAGTCGGTTGGCGTATTTATCATGAACACCATTACCGTAAGTTGAATGCCCATCGAATCGAACGCCAAGTTCCAACCCTAGTTATCGGTGCAGGTCATGGTGGCAGTATTTTAATCAGAAGTCTAAAAAGAAGCGATACAGACGTTAAATTAGTCGGGCTATTAGATGATGATTTATCCAAACACAATCTGCTGTTATATGATGTCCGTGTCTTAGGTCAGATAGCCGATATTCCGTTATTAGTGAAACAATATCGTGTAGAACAAGTAACGATTGCGATACCCTCATTAGATCCTAAAGAATACGAGCGTATTTTAGATTTATGTAACCAAGCAGATGTAGCGGTTAATCAGATGCCTTCTATTGAAGATGTCTTGCAGGGCAAATTATCGGTTAGTCAGTTTAGGGAAATCGATGTGGTCGATTTGTTGGGACGTGCAGAAGTGAAATTAGATATGAAACAAATTTCAACTAAATTAGTCGGCAAAACGATTTTAGTTAGTGGTGCCGGTGGATCAATTGGTTCCGAAATTTGTCGTCAAATAGCGCGTTTCTCACCAGCACGAATTATTTTATTGGGCCATGGTGAAAACTCTATCTACTTGATTGATAAAGAATTGAAGAATGCATTTGGGAAAACGATTGAGATTGTTCCTATTATCGCAGATATTCGTGACCGTAAACGGATCTTTCATATTATGAAAGACTATAAACCAGCAAGAGTTTATCATGCAGCAGCGCATAAGCATGTGCCGATGATGGAATACAATCCACGTGAAGCGGTAAAAAATAATATCTATGGAACGAAAAATATGGCGGAAGCAGCAAAAGCTGCTGGAGTTGATAGTTTCGTGATCATCTCAACGGACAAAGCGGTTAATCCTCCGAACGTGATGGGGGCAACCAAACGTATCTCTGAAATGATTGTGACTGGTTTAAACGAACCAGGTAAAACGAAGTTCGCAGCGGTGCGTTTTGGAAATGTCTTAGGCAGTCGTGGAAGTGTTGTCCAACTATTCAAAGAACAAATTAGGAACGGTGGGCCTGTAACGGTGACCGATTTTCGAATGACACGTTACTTTATGACCATTCCGGAAGCGAGTCGTTTAGTTATCCAAGCAGGAGCTTTAGCCCAAGGTGGCGAAATTTTTATTCTAGATATGGGTGAACCGGTTAAAATATATGACTTAGCTAAAAAAGTAGTCAAGTTAAGTGGCCTTACAGAAAAAGAAATTCAAATCACTGAAACGGGTATTCGACCAGGTGAAAAACTATATGAAGAATTAATGGTGGATAGTGAAAAAACCAAAGAACAAGTTTTCGAGAAGATATTTGTTGGAAAAGTAACAGATATGACTGTCGATACAGTAATGGAATTCGTGGAACATTTAGATAATTGTACAATTGAGGAACTAAGAACTGAGATTATTGAGTTTGCGAATGAGAAAACAGAAGTTGAATCTGAAGTAGATAAAAGTTATTCTTATCAAGGAAATCAATTAGTGGGGGTGCAAGAATAA
- a CDS encoding sugar transferase, with amino-acid sequence MTYNENNKLNYIYFKRTIDIFVSSIGLILTSPILLITAVAIRSNTPGPIIFKQKRLGLHGRTFEIYKFRSMGMNAEKGGVYEKKNDLRVTSVGKFIRKTSIDELPQFVNILKGEMSLIGPRPALMYHPWNYDKYSEEQKRMFSVKPGVTGWAQINGRKDVEWPKRIELNVEYVDNLSLKFDTMIFFKTILKVVKMENNLNVNETATKQKEVK; translated from the coding sequence ATGACATATAATGAAAATAATAAATTAAATTACATTTATTTTAAAAGAACAATCGATATTTTTGTCTCATCAATTGGACTGATACTGACATCCCCTATTCTGTTAATTACTGCAGTGGCAATAAGAAGTAATACACCTGGACCGATTATTTTCAAACAAAAACGCTTAGGTCTTCATGGAAGAACGTTTGAGATATACAAATTTAGGTCCATGGGTATGAATGCGGAGAAAGGTGGTGTCTACGAAAAAAAAAATGATTTGAGAGTCACAAGTGTAGGAAAGTTTATTCGCAAAACAAGTATCGATGAACTACCTCAATTCGTGAATATTCTTAAAGGAGAAATGTCTCTTATTGGACCTAGGCCCGCTTTAATGTATCACCCTTGGAACTATGATAAATATAGTGAAGAACAGAAAAGAATGTTTTCTGTGAAACCTGGAGTAACCGGTTGGGCACAAATTAATGGTAGAAAAGATGTAGAGTGGCCTAAAAGAATTGAACTGAACGTGGAGTATGTAGATAATCTATCATTAAAATTTGATACGATGATTTTTTTCAAGACTATTTTAAAAGTTGTGAAAATGGAAAATAATTTAAACGTGAACGAAACGGCTACAAAACAAAAAGAAGTAAAATGA
- a CDS encoding aldolase/citrate lyase family protein: MSLKLMYITDDTQIAQIAEKSGVDLIFVDLEINGKDERQAHLDTVISRHQIEDVKKIKDVLKIAKLLVRVNPLCEESKAEIERVINDGADIIMLPFFKTKEEVNTFVRYVDNRAEVMLLLETPEAVGNLDEILAVDGIDYVHIGLNDLHIGYKMQFMFELLADGTVDKICEKIEKKGIQYGFGGIARLGQGELASEYVMGEHYRLNSSMAILSRSFYNTNKVPGPDKAKQVFDKGVSEIRNYELELIKKDRNFFEENRVTVKNKIIAITNRKQTVSSGK, from the coding sequence TTGTCTTTGAAGTTAATGTATATAACTGATGATACACAGATAGCTCAAATAGCAGAAAAAAGCGGCGTTGACCTGATTTTTGTTGACCTTGAAATTAATGGTAAAGATGAGAGGCAGGCCCATTTAGATACAGTTATTTCTCGGCATCAAATTGAAGATGTAAAAAAAATAAAAGATGTATTAAAGATAGCAAAATTATTAGTCAGAGTTAATCCACTATGTGAAGAATCTAAGGCAGAGATTGAAAGAGTTATTAATGATGGTGCTGATATCATCATGCTTCCTTTTTTTAAGACAAAAGAAGAGGTAAATACCTTTGTTCGCTACGTAGATAACCGTGCTGAGGTTATGCTCCTTTTAGAAACACCTGAAGCTGTCGGAAATCTGGATGAAATTCTAGCTGTTGATGGTATTGATTATGTGCATATTGGTCTAAACGATTTGCATATTGGATATAAGATGCAGTTTATGTTCGAGCTCTTAGCAGATGGAACTGTTGATAAGATATGTGAAAAAATAGAAAAAAAAGGTATTCAGTATGGGTTTGGTGGAATTGCAAGATTAGGTCAAGGAGAACTTGCATCAGAATATGTCATGGGAGAACATTATAGATTAAACTCATCTATGGCAATTCTTTCTAGAAGTTTTTATAATACAAATAAGGTTCCGGGACCAGACAAAGCAAAACAAGTATTTGATAAAGGTGTTTCTGAAATAAGAAATTATGAACTAGAACTAATAAAAAAAGATAGAAACTTTTTTGAAGAAAATAGAGTAACTGTAAAAAATAAAATAATAGCTATAACTAATCGGAAACAAACTGTTTCAAGTGGCAAATGA